The nucleotide sequence GTCAGCACCGCGGTGCCCAGGATCACCCGGCTCACCCCCAGATCCAGCACGCGCCGCACATGCTCCAGGCTGCGGATACCGCCGCCCAGCTCCACCGCGGCGCGGCCCTCCACTGCCCGGACGATACGTTCCACAGTGGGGAGGTTTTTCGACTGGCCCTCGAAAGCGCCGTCCAGGTCAACCACGTGGATAAACCTGGCCCCGGCCCGGGCGAAACTGTCGGCCGGGATAGCGGGATCATCGAAATACTCCGTGCGCTCGCTCTTTTTACCCTGGC is from bacterium and encodes:
- a CDS encoding 1-(5-phosphoribosyl)-5-((5-phosphoribosylamino)methylideneamino)imidazole-4-carboxamide isomerase (catalyzes the formation of 5-(5-phospho-1-deoxyribulos-1-ylamino)methylideneamino-l-(5-hosphoribosyl)imidazole-4-carboxamide from 1-(5-phosphoribosyl)-5-[(5-phosphoribosylamino)methylideneamino] imidazole-4-carboxamide), with translation MPVIILPAIDLMDGRAVRLRQGKKSERTEYFDDPAIPADSFARAGARFIHVVDLDGAFEGQSKNLPTVERIVRAVEGRAAVELGGGIRSLEHVRRVLDLGVSRVILGTAVLTDPGLAASAVARFGAERVVVGLDARDGLVAVRGWEEVSALKALDVARSLSGSGIKR